In the genome of Meles meles chromosome 16, mMelMel3.1 paternal haplotype, whole genome shotgun sequence, one region contains:
- the STX16 gene encoding syntaxin-16 isoform X3, giving the protein MATRRLTDAFLLLRNNSIQNRQLLAEQELDELADDRMALVSGISLDPEAAIGVTKRSPPKWVDGVDEIQYDVGRIKQKMKELASLHDQHLNRPTLDDSSEQEHAIEITTQEITQLFHRCQRAVQALPSRARRACSEQEERLLRNVVASLAQALQELSTGFRRAQSGYLKRMKNREERSQHFFDTSVPLMDDGDDNTLYDRGFTDDQLVLVEQNSLLVEEREREIRRIVQSISDLNEIFRDLGAMIVEQGTVLDRIDYNVEQSCVKTEDGLKQLHKAEQYQRKNRKMLVILILFVIIIVLIVVLIGVKSR; this is encoded by the exons CTTGCTGATGACCGTATGGCCCTGGTGTCGGGCATTAGCTTAGATCCAGAAGCAGCAATTGGTGTGACAAAACGGTCACCTCCGAAATGGGTGGACGGAGTGGATGAA atacaGTATGATGTCGGCCGGATCAAACAGAAGATGAAGGAACTGGCCAGCCTTCACGACCAGCATTTGAACAGACCCACCCTGGATGACAGCAGTGAGCAGGAGCACGCCATTGAAATAACCACCCAGGAGATCACTCAG CTCTTCCACAGGTGCCAGCGAGCCGTGCAGGCTCTGCCCAGCCGGGCCCGCAGGGCCTGCTCCGAGCAGGAGGAGCGGCTCCTTCGCAACGTGGTGGCCTCGCTGGCGCAGGCGCTGCAGGAGCTGTCCACCGGCTTCCGGCGCGCGCAGTCGGGCTACCTCAAAC GCATGAAGAATCGAGAGGAAAGATCCCAGCATTTTTTTGATACATCAGTACCACTAATGGATGATGGAGACGATAATACTCTTTATGACCGG GGTTTTACGGACGACCAGCTGGTGCTGGTGGAGCAGAACTCGCTGCTGGTGGAGGAGCGGGAGCGGGAGATCCGCCGGATCGTGCAGTCCATCTCTGACCTGAACGAGATATTCCGGGACTTGGGAGCGATGATCGTAGAGCAG GGTACAGTCCTTGACAGAATTGACTACAACGTTGAGCAGTCCTGTGTCAAGACCGAAGACGGCCTGAAACAGCTTCACAAG gCAGAGCAGTATCAAAGGAAGAATCGGAAGATGCTtgtgattttaatattatttgtcaTCATCATTGTCCTCATTGTTGTCCTCATCGGCGTGAAGTCTCGCTAG
- the STX16 gene encoding syntaxin-16 isoform X4, with the protein MATRRLTDAFLLLRNNSIQNRQLLAEQLADDRMALVSGISLDPEAAIGVTKRSPPKWVDGVDEIQYDVGRIKQKMKELASLHDQHLNRPTLDDSSEQEHAIEITTQEITQLFHRCQRAVQALPSRARRACSEQEERLLRNVVASLAQALQELSTGFRRAQSGYLKRMKNREERSQHFFDTSVPLMDDGDDNTLYDRGFTDDQLVLVEQNSLLVEEREREIRRIVQSISDLNEIFRDLGAMIVEQGTVLDRIDYNVEQSCVKTEDGLKQLHKAEQYQRKNRKMLVILILFVIIIVLIVVLIGVKSR; encoded by the exons CTTGCTGATGACCGTATGGCCCTGGTGTCGGGCATTAGCTTAGATCCAGAAGCAGCAATTGGTGTGACAAAACGGTCACCTCCGAAATGGGTGGACGGAGTGGATGAA atacaGTATGATGTCGGCCGGATCAAACAGAAGATGAAGGAACTGGCCAGCCTTCACGACCAGCATTTGAACAGACCCACCCTGGATGACAGCAGTGAGCAGGAGCACGCCATTGAAATAACCACCCAGGAGATCACTCAG CTCTTCCACAGGTGCCAGCGAGCCGTGCAGGCTCTGCCCAGCCGGGCCCGCAGGGCCTGCTCCGAGCAGGAGGAGCGGCTCCTTCGCAACGTGGTGGCCTCGCTGGCGCAGGCGCTGCAGGAGCTGTCCACCGGCTTCCGGCGCGCGCAGTCGGGCTACCTCAAAC GCATGAAGAATCGAGAGGAAAGATCCCAGCATTTTTTTGATACATCAGTACCACTAATGGATGATGGAGACGATAATACTCTTTATGACCGG GGTTTTACGGACGACCAGCTGGTGCTGGTGGAGCAGAACTCGCTGCTGGTGGAGGAGCGGGAGCGGGAGATCCGCCGGATCGTGCAGTCCATCTCTGACCTGAACGAGATATTCCGGGACTTGGGAGCGATGATCGTAGAGCAG GGTACAGTCCTTGACAGAATTGACTACAACGTTGAGCAGTCCTGTGTCAAGACCGAAGACGGCCTGAAACAGCTTCACAAG gCAGAGCAGTATCAAAGGAAGAATCGGAAGATGCTtgtgattttaatattatttgtcaTCATCATTGTCCTCATTGTTGTCCTCATCGGCGTGAAGTCTCGCTAG
- the STX16 gene encoding syntaxin-16 isoform X6: MALVSGISLDPEAAIGVTKRSPPKWVDGVDEIQYDVGRIKQKMKELASLHDQHLNRPTLDDSSEQEHAIEITTQEITQLFHRCQRAVQALPSRARRACSEQEERLLRNVVASLAQALQELSTGFRRAQSGYLKRMKNREERSQHFFDTSVPLMDDGDDNTLYDRGFTDDQLVLVEQNSLLVEEREREIRRIVQSISDLNEIFRDLGAMIVEQGTVLDRIDYNVEQSCVKTEDGLKQLHKAEQYQRKNRKMLVILILFVIIIVLIVVLIGVKSR, translated from the exons ATGGCCCTGGTGTCGGGCATTAGCTTAGATCCAGAAGCAGCAATTGGTGTGACAAAACGGTCACCTCCGAAATGGGTGGACGGAGTGGATGAA atacaGTATGATGTCGGCCGGATCAAACAGAAGATGAAGGAACTGGCCAGCCTTCACGACCAGCATTTGAACAGACCCACCCTGGATGACAGCAGTGAGCAGGAGCACGCCATTGAAATAACCACCCAGGAGATCACTCAG CTCTTCCACAGGTGCCAGCGAGCCGTGCAGGCTCTGCCCAGCCGGGCCCGCAGGGCCTGCTCCGAGCAGGAGGAGCGGCTCCTTCGCAACGTGGTGGCCTCGCTGGCGCAGGCGCTGCAGGAGCTGTCCACCGGCTTCCGGCGCGCGCAGTCGGGCTACCTCAAAC GCATGAAGAATCGAGAGGAAAGATCCCAGCATTTTTTTGATACATCAGTACCACTAATGGATGATGGAGACGATAATACTCTTTATGACCGG GGTTTTACGGACGACCAGCTGGTGCTGGTGGAGCAGAACTCGCTGCTGGTGGAGGAGCGGGAGCGGGAGATCCGCCGGATCGTGCAGTCCATCTCTGACCTGAACGAGATATTCCGGGACTTGGGAGCGATGATCGTAGAGCAG GGTACAGTCCTTGACAGAATTGACTACAACGTTGAGCAGTCCTGTGTCAAGACCGAAGACGGCCTGAAACAGCTTCACAAG gCAGAGCAGTATCAAAGGAAGAATCGGAAGATGCTtgtgattttaatattatttgtcaTCATCATTGTCCTCATTGTTGTCCTCATCGGCGTGAAGTCTCGCTAG